In the Engystomops pustulosus chromosome 2, aEngPut4.maternal, whole genome shotgun sequence genome, one interval contains:
- the GMEB1 gene encoding glucocorticoid modulatory element-binding protein 1 isoform X2, whose translation MANAEVTVPMGDVVVIPSDCAEGEDPEDAKTQVILQLQPIPHGMYEEMTDTNAAVVSLETHTLKMGDTLDGGTVELSDDIDIAYPITCGDSKAVLLWKKFVCPGINVKCVKFNDQMISPKTFVNLAGKSTLKDWKRAIRLEGVMLRKMMDSGQIDFYQHDKLCTNTCRSTKFDLLISSARAPVPGSNVVQAPPTVEVTVSEETVEEGAIEWGSGITATVQMNRDDRGKKDGEEISEETLLFWKGISDVGLMDEVISKIQDEIEELLSGVQQRIDQQPFQITDATVLGNIGQTFGILDVVKKVIDRKRSQTDQSEQYHYTLSDLERQLEEQKKQEGSHSPVLQNVVLMPVNTPKPPKRPRLQRPASAGTLSTQSSQPQYTVLSPLTLAPVGQQFSLGGLRYTTVLGKTGGGDALTVLATEMPDSGSLSGVMSPVELVAMDSGLGQDGVGDEGQTIIQIDPAPDPEGGSKVMELGDGKVLGVGHHDGMHDVEIVVLEDE comes from the exons ATGGCGAACGCAGAGGTTACGGTCCCCATGGGGGATGTTGTGGTGATTCCCAGTGACTGCGCAGAAGGGGAAGATCCCGAAGATGCCAAGACGCAGGTTATTCTGCAGCTGCAGCCTATTCCGCATGG AATGTATGAGGAGATGACTGACACCAATGCTGCTGTTGTATCACTCGAGACTCACACCCTGAAGATGGGAGATACACTTG ATGGTGGTACAGTGGAGCTGAGTGATGATATTGACATAGCATATCCTATCACTTGTGGGGACAGCAAAGCCGTATTACTGTGGAAAAAATTTGTGTGTCCTGGGATCAATGTCAAGTGTGTCAAG TTTAATGACCAGATGATTAGCCCAAAAACCTTTGTTAATTTGGCTGGAAAATCAACATTAAAGGATTGGAAGAGAGCCATTCGTCTCGAAGGAGTTATGTTACG AAAAATGATGGATTCTGGTCAGATAGACTTTTACCAACATGACAAGCTTTGCACAAACACATGCCGCAGTACCAAGTTCGATCTTCTGATTAGCAGTGCCCGTGCCCCTGTTCCTGGAAGCAATGTTGTGCAGGCTCCGCCTACAGTGGAAg TGACTGTGTCAGaggagacagtggaagaaggtgctaTTGAATGGGGCTCCGGCATTACTGCAACAGTACAGATGAATAGAGATGATCGAGGCAAAAAGGATGGAGAAGAGATATCTG AAGAGACTCTGCTTTTCTGGAAAGGGATCTCTGATGTGGGACTTATGGATGAGGTCATAAGCAAAATCCAGGATGAAATTGAGGAGCTTTTAAGTGGTGTCCAACAGAGAATAGACCAGCAACCATTTCAAATCACTG ACGCCACTGTACTTGGTAACATTGGTCAAACATTTGGAATTCTCGATGTTGTGAAAAAAGTTATTGATCGAAAAAGAAGTCAGACAGATCAGAGTGAACAGTATCACTATACACTTTCAG atCTTGAAAGACAGCTTGAAGAGCAAAAGAAACAGGAAGGCAGCCACTCTCCAGTTCTTCAGAATGTGGTCCTGATGCCTGTTAACACTCCCAAACCCCCTAAGAGGCCTCGGCTTCAGCGTCCAGCTTCTGCTGGTACTTTGAGTACCCAGTCATCCCAGCCACAGTATACAGTGCTCTCTCCCCTTACATTAGCTCCAGTTGGACAGCAGTTTTCTTTAGGTGGTTTACGGTACACCACTGTATTGGGCAAAACTGGGGGAGGTGATGCCCTTACTGTATTGGCAACAGAAATGCCGGATTCGGGGTCATTAAGTGGAGTTATGAGCCCTGTGGAGCTTGTTGCAATGGATTCAGGACTTGGGCAAGATGGAGTTGGTGATGAGGGCCAGACGATCATTCAGATAGACCCAGCACCTGACCCAGAGGGTGGATCTAAGGTGATGGAGCTGGGTGATGGAAAGGTTCTTGGGGTCGGACACCACGATGGCATGCACGATGTGGAAATTGTTGTTTTGGAAGATGAGTAA
- the GMEB1 gene encoding glucocorticoid modulatory element-binding protein 1 isoform X1 has translation MANAEVTVPMGDVVVIPSDCAEGEDPEDAKTQVILQLQPIPHGMYEEMTDTNAAVVSLETHTLKMGDTLDGGTVELSDDIDIAYPITCGDSKAVLLWKKFVCPGINVKCVKFNDQMISPKTFVNLAGKSTLKDWKRAIRLEGVMLRKMMDSGQIDFYQHDKLCTNTCRSTKFDLLISSARAPVPGSNVVQAPPTVEGCLSTVTVSEETVEEGAIEWGSGITATVQMNRDDRGKKDGEEISEETLLFWKGISDVGLMDEVISKIQDEIEELLSGVQQRIDQQPFQITDATVLGNIGQTFGILDVVKKVIDRKRSQTDQSEQYHYTLSDLERQLEEQKKQEGSHSPVLQNVVLMPVNTPKPPKRPRLQRPASAGTLSTQSSQPQYTVLSPLTLAPVGQQFSLGGLRYTTVLGKTGGGDALTVLATEMPDSGSLSGVMSPVELVAMDSGLGQDGVGDEGQTIIQIDPAPDPEGGSKVMELGDGKVLGVGHHDGMHDVEIVVLEDE, from the exons ATGGCGAACGCAGAGGTTACGGTCCCCATGGGGGATGTTGTGGTGATTCCCAGTGACTGCGCAGAAGGGGAAGATCCCGAAGATGCCAAGACGCAGGTTATTCTGCAGCTGCAGCCTATTCCGCATGG AATGTATGAGGAGATGACTGACACCAATGCTGCTGTTGTATCACTCGAGACTCACACCCTGAAGATGGGAGATACACTTG ATGGTGGTACAGTGGAGCTGAGTGATGATATTGACATAGCATATCCTATCACTTGTGGGGACAGCAAAGCCGTATTACTGTGGAAAAAATTTGTGTGTCCTGGGATCAATGTCAAGTGTGTCAAG TTTAATGACCAGATGATTAGCCCAAAAACCTTTGTTAATTTGGCTGGAAAATCAACATTAAAGGATTGGAAGAGAGCCATTCGTCTCGAAGGAGTTATGTTACG AAAAATGATGGATTCTGGTCAGATAGACTTTTACCAACATGACAAGCTTTGCACAAACACATGCCGCAGTACCAAGTTCGATCTTCTGATTAGCAGTGCCCGTGCCCCTGTTCCTGGAAGCAATGTTGTGCAGGCTCCGCCTACAGTGGAAg GGTGCCTTTCTACAGTGACTGTGTCAGaggagacagtggaagaaggtgctaTTGAATGGGGCTCCGGCATTACTGCAACAGTACAGATGAATAGAGATGATCGAGGCAAAAAGGATGGAGAAGAGATATCTG AAGAGACTCTGCTTTTCTGGAAAGGGATCTCTGATGTGGGACTTATGGATGAGGTCATAAGCAAAATCCAGGATGAAATTGAGGAGCTTTTAAGTGGTGTCCAACAGAGAATAGACCAGCAACCATTTCAAATCACTG ACGCCACTGTACTTGGTAACATTGGTCAAACATTTGGAATTCTCGATGTTGTGAAAAAAGTTATTGATCGAAAAAGAAGTCAGACAGATCAGAGTGAACAGTATCACTATACACTTTCAG atCTTGAAAGACAGCTTGAAGAGCAAAAGAAACAGGAAGGCAGCCACTCTCCAGTTCTTCAGAATGTGGTCCTGATGCCTGTTAACACTCCCAAACCCCCTAAGAGGCCTCGGCTTCAGCGTCCAGCTTCTGCTGGTACTTTGAGTACCCAGTCATCCCAGCCACAGTATACAGTGCTCTCTCCCCTTACATTAGCTCCAGTTGGACAGCAGTTTTCTTTAGGTGGTTTACGGTACACCACTGTATTGGGCAAAACTGGGGGAGGTGATGCCCTTACTGTATTGGCAACAGAAATGCCGGATTCGGGGTCATTAAGTGGAGTTATGAGCCCTGTGGAGCTTGTTGCAATGGATTCAGGACTTGGGCAAGATGGAGTTGGTGATGAGGGCCAGACGATCATTCAGATAGACCCAGCACCTGACCCAGAGGGTGGATCTAAGGTGATGGAGCTGGGTGATGGAAAGGTTCTTGGGGTCGGACACCACGATGGCATGCACGATGTGGAAATTGTTGTTTTGGAAGATGAGTAA